A stretch of DNA from Mesorhizobium onobrychidis:
GCATCCGAAGCTGCCGGGCACGATCTACACTGCGGCGCAAGAGATCGAGCAGGCCGGCGGCAAGGCGTTGCCGATGTTGTGCGACATACGCGAGGAGGGGCAGGTGGCCGAGGCGGTCGCCAGGACCGTCGAAAAATTCGGCGGCATCGACATCTGCATCAACAATGCTAGCGCCATCCAACTCACCGGCACGCTGGAAACCGATATGAAGCGCTACGATCTGATGCACCAGATCAACACCCGCGGCACGTTCCTGGTTTCCAAAATGTGCATTCCGCACCTGAAGTTGGCTGACAATCCTCACATCTTGAATCTGGCGCCGCCACTCGACATGAAGGCCAAATGGTTCAAGAACCATGTCGCCTATACGATGGCCAAATTCGGCATGTCGATGTGCACGCTGGGCATGAGCGCGGAGTTCGCCAGGGACGGCATCGCCGTCAATTCGCTGTGGCCGATCTCGACGATCGATACGGCAGCGGTGCGCAATCTTCTGGGCGGTGAGACAGTGGCGGCGATGAGCCGTTCGCCCGATATCATGGCCGATGCCGCGCATGCGATCCTGCTCAGGCCGTCGCGCGAAGCGACCGGCAATTTCTACATCGACGAGGAGGTGCTGCGCGCCGAGGGTGTCAGCGACTTTTCGATCTATGCGCCTGATGCGACAGGTCCGCTCGCCGGTGACTTCTTCGTGCCCGACGAGGTGTTCGCCCGGACGGATACAAAGGTGAAGAGACTGTTCTAAAGATGCCTGGGATAGTCCAGGCGCTGATGCAGAATGCGTACAATATCGATGTACTGATCGCCGATTCGCAGAAACAGAACGAGAGAGCCAATGGGATATTTCAAGAGACCGGGGCGAATGTTCTCTGCGTTTTTCGCCATTGCCGGAAATTGGTCTATCAGATTGATTATGGAATGAACGGTGAGAATATAGGCTTCCGCCCGCTCTAAGCCCCAATCTTTCAACGAATGATCCCAAATGTCGTCGAGATCTGCTTTCGCTTTCGGTGAGAGCCTGACGGTTCGCTTCATCCGCGCTTTTTGGATTTGAGAAAAGCCTCGAAGTCGAACGGTTCGGGGTCACCTGACATGTCACCCTCATCAATGGCGGCGCGGAGTTGCTCAAGCTTCAGCTCCTGTTCTTCTAAAAGACGCAGGCCAGCGCGAACGGTCTCGCTTGCCGAACCGAAGCGGCCATTTGCTATCTGCCGCTTGATAAAGGCATCGTACTGGTCGCCTAGTGTGATGGAGGTATTCTTGGACATGGTGGGCTCTCCAATACCAATAGATGGTATCAATTTGCCGGAAGACAAACAAGCACGTAAGTGGATGTCACTCTTGGCTTAAGGGCTGAGGGCCATCGAGGCCTCGCGTAAGCCGGAAAAAAAAACCCCGCCGGCGAGGGGGTACCGGCGGGGCTCATGTGTCCCGCTGGAGTCGGGACAGGGCAGGGAAGCCCTAGCCAGAATCTGGGGTGGACGACCTCGCGATTCAATGCCTGGTTAAAATCGCGACGTACATTCTCCTTCACCCCCGGCCATTGCCGGATATCGCCCATCCCGGTGAAACCGGGGTGGGCTACGTCTTCCCGCATAGATTCCAGAAACCGGGTCAGGTTTCTGGAATTGCGAGTTAATTCGCGCTGGCCACCGGCGCCACCAGCGAGGTGATGCGGCGGATGGCAACGCGACGGTTCTCGCGCTCAGGCTCCGACGTATCGACCTTGAGATACTCCTCGCCATAGCCCTGTGTCGTCAGGTTCTCCGGCGGGATGCTGAAGGCATTGGTCAGGGCTTCTGCGACCGCCTCCGCGCGACGGTCGGACAGAGCGAGATTCGCCTCTGGCCTGCCGACGGCATCGGTATGGCCTTCGATCAGGAAGGTTTCCGCCGGGTTCTTCTCGAGCAGCTTCTCCATGGCGCTGGCGACGCCTTCGAGTTTCTGCACCTCGGTGTCGGGGATCGAGGCCGAACCGAATTCGAAGTTCAGCGTGTCGAGGTCGATGCGGCGGGCGATGTCGCGCACACGGGCAGAGCGCTTGACCTCGTCGATCGAGTAGAGGCGCTGCACCCTCTCCACCGGCGGCTGTTCGAGGAAAGTATAGTAGTCGTCCGGATCCTCGACCTCTTCGGAATCCAGAATGTACTCCTCGCGCGAAATGTCGATCCGAATTGGCGGCAGGTCGTCACCCGGATCGCGCCAGTCGCCATCGTCCTCATAGTACCGCTCGTCGACATAGCTCAGCACGTATTCGCGTCCGTCGGGCGCGATGCGTGAACGCCGGATGACGTCGCCGTAGCGGTTGCGGATGGTGACGATCTGGATTCCGTTGTCACGCTCGACGATTTCCCGGGTGCGATCGCCCGACAGCTCCTCATAGTAGACGTTCCGCGCGCCACGGCGCATGCGCGGCGTATCGTCGCTTTCCACGATCGTCTGGTTGTTGAACTGTAGGATAACGCGGTCGCCGAGTTCCCTGACGACGTCGACCCCTTGCGGACGCGGACGGCGGCGAATGTCCTCGACGTCGGGCACACGCTCAACGCGTTTGCCCTTTTCCTCCGTCACCGGAACCATTCTCTCAAGCTTGATCGCCTGCTGGGCCGTCCTGTCGTCGGTGGGCGGCGGTCCCTGGTCGACCGGAGCCGGCTTCGGGGCTTCCGCCTGCTCGCCGTTCTGCTGGGTGGGCTGACCACCCGCGTCCTGGCCGCCAGGCTCTTGCGCGTTGTCCCTGCCGCCCCTGCGCTTGCGCACAGCATCCTTCTGGCTGTCGAACACGGGGGCCTCGCCCTGGGCCGGACCTTCCCCTTCGGCGGGCGCGGCCTGTTGGTCCTCGGCGGGCTGCTCGCCGGTTGTCGGCTGCTCTCCCGTCACCGGCTGTTCGCCGATAGGCTTCTTGCCACGGTCCTTAGCCTGCTCCCGGGGCTTCTCGCCCTCGGCGGGAGCCGTTTGCTGGTCGGTCGGAAGCGGCTCGGCCTGCTCGCCGGCGGGCGTTTCCTTCCTGGCCGGCTGTTCGGCTGGCGCAGCTTCGATCTGCTGATCCTGGTCCCGCTTCTTCCTGCGCGGCGTGACCTGCTCGTTGTCATTTGCAGGTGCGGCCTTCTCGCCTTGCGCCGCCTGTCCGGCGGGCTCTTCGGCAGGTGCCGTTTCGATCTGCTGTTGCTGGTCGCGCTTCTTTCTGCGCGGCTGCTGTTCGCCGTTGGCAGGCGCCGCCTGTTCGGCCGGTTGGTCGGCGGGTGCGGCTTCAATCTGCTGCTGCTGGTCGCGCTTCTTCCTGCGTGGTTTTTGCTCTTCGGCCGGGGCGGCCTGTTCGGCGGGGGCTGCTTCGATCTGCTGTTGGTCGCGCTTCTTCTTGCGCGGTTTTTGCTCTTCGGCCGGGGCGGCCTGTTCGGCAGGGGCTGATTCGGTCTGCTGTTGCTGCTCGCGCTTCTTCCTTCGTTGATTGCCCTGCTGCTCGTCGCCGGAAGGCGCGGCCTGCTCCGCAGGAGCCGATTCGCTCTGCCGCTCGCGCTTCTTGCGCGGCTTCTGCTCCGGTTCCGCCTGCTCTGCGCAGCCTTCCGCCGACTCGCCTTCGGGGCAATTCGATTGCGCCAGGATCAAGGGCGTTGCGGTACGCTGCAGTGGGCCGAACGCGGCGCCGCCCTGCAGCGGGAATGCGCCCAACGGCGCGGACGCCATCAACAGGCCAAGTGCCGTGCCTGCCAGAATCCGTGGTTGGCGTTTCATTAGAAATCCTCCTTTTGGCGTCCCATCCCGGCCCAAACTGTTCATCAACCGGATTGGTTCCGGTTAGCAGGCATTAACGGCCGCGAAGGGCGATTGGCCGGCGTTTTGAAGGCGACTTCGTGTCATTCCTATGGTGCCGGCCTATGGTGCTGGCCGGGTTTGCGTCTGCCGCGGTGCTTGACCTTGACGCCGGCGGGGGCCACATCCCGTCAATGGAAACGCCGTTCTGGAAAACCAAGACGCTCGAAGCGATGACCCCGGCCGAGTGGGAATCGCTTTGCGACGGCTGCGGCAAATGCTGCCTGTCGAAACTCGAGGACGAAGACACTAGCGAGATCTACTGGACGAGCGTCGGCTGCCGGCTGTTCGACGCCGAAACGTGCCGCTGTTCGGACTATGCCAACCGGCTGGCGCGCGTCCCGGACTGCGTCGGGCTGACGCCGCAGAATGTGCGCACTATCAGCTGGCTGCCCAAAACCTGCGCCTACCGACTGGTCGCCGAGGGCCGCGATCTCTAC
This window harbors:
- a CDS encoding OmpA family protein, with translation MKRQPRILAGTALGLLMASAPLGAFPLQGGAAFGPLQRTATPLILAQSNCPEGESAEGCAEQAEPEQKPRKKRERQSESAPAEQAAPSGDEQQGNQRRKKREQQQQTESAPAEQAAPAEEQKPRKKKRDQQQIEAAPAEQAAPAEEQKPRRKKRDQQQQIEAAPADQPAEQAAPANGEQQPRRKKRDQQQQIETAPAEEPAGQAAQGEKAAPANDNEQVTPRRKKRDQDQQIEAAPAEQPARKETPAGEQAEPLPTDQQTAPAEGEKPREQAKDRGKKPIGEQPVTGEQPTTGEQPAEDQQAAPAEGEGPAQGEAPVFDSQKDAVRKRRGGRDNAQEPGGQDAGGQPTQQNGEQAEAPKPAPVDQGPPPTDDRTAQQAIKLERMVPVTEEKGKRVERVPDVEDIRRRPRPQGVDVVRELGDRVILQFNNQTIVESDDTPRMRRGARNVYYEELSGDRTREIVERDNGIQIVTIRNRYGDVIRRSRIAPDGREYVLSYVDERYYEDDGDWRDPGDDLPPIRIDISREEYILDSEEVEDPDDYYTFLEQPPVERVQRLYSIDEVKRSARVRDIARRIDLDTLNFEFGSASIPDTEVQKLEGVASAMEKLLEKNPAETFLIEGHTDAVGRPEANLALSDRRAEAVAEALTNAFSIPPENLTTQGYGEEYLKVDTSEPERENRRVAIRRITSLVAPVASAN
- a CDS encoding SDR family oxidoreductase; this encodes MSLKGKTLFISGGSRGIGLAIALRAARDGANVTIAAKTAEPHPKLPGTIYTAAQEIEQAGGKALPMLCDIREEGQVAEAVARTVEKFGGIDICINNASAIQLTGTLETDMKRYDLMHQINTRGTFLVSKMCIPHLKLADNPHILNLAPPLDMKAKWFKNHVAYTMAKFGMSMCTLGMSAEFARDGIAVNSLWPISTIDTAAVRNLLGGETVAAMSRSPDIMADAAHAILLRPSREATGNFYIDEEVLRAEGVSDFSIYAPDATGPLAGDFFVPDEVFARTDTKVKRLF
- a CDS encoding YcgN family cysteine cluster protein, with translation METPFWKTKTLEAMTPAEWESLCDGCGKCCLSKLEDEDTSEIYWTSVGCRLFDAETCRCSDYANRLARVPDCVGLTPQNVRTISWLPKTCAYRLVAEGRDLYWWHRLVSGSAETVHEAGISMRGRVSASETDLAEPDDYFEHMLDDEP
- a CDS encoding type II toxin-antitoxin system RelE/ParE family toxin, translated to MKRTVRLSPKAKADLDDIWDHSLKDWGLERAEAYILTVHSIINLIDQFPAMAKNAENIRPGLLKYPIGSLVLFLRIGDQYIDIVRILHQRLDYPRHL
- a CDS encoding type II toxin-antitoxin system ParD family antitoxin; this translates as MSKNTSITLGDQYDAFIKRQIANGRFGSASETVRAGLRLLEEQELKLEQLRAAIDEGDMSGDPEPFDFEAFLKSKKRG